From a region of the Deltaproteobacteria bacterium genome:
- the uvrA gene encoding excinuclease ABC subunit UvrA, with the protein MKNQAILIKGARQNNLKNLDLEIPLNRITVVTGVSGSGKSSLAFDTLYAEGQRRYVETFSPYARQFMDRMDRPQVDRIEGIPPAIAIDRKDPVRTSRSTVGTMTEITDYVKLLYSRLGQLHCKKCGKPVTPETPDHVWKVLKNRAAGSEIVITFPAPANGASADQVRKRLARIGFDRFFSDGKIRPLTDWEASDDATELNIVADRVLLQGKDRKRIVDSLEQAFRFGRGTLDVWIKPDQRLAFSNTLECADCKIPYVAPQPNLFSFNSPLGACESCRGFGRIIDIDQDLIIPDHALSLEEGAIKPWGDWEDHRTEYDDMMAFCRRKKIPTDIPFDHLTQDQKRAIIEGTPSYYGVRGFFKWLESKTYKMHVRVFLSRYRTYKICPDCNGARFKEEALLYRLGALNIGQVYALNVDETSRFFDALNVPTRDEASQILLDEIRGRLKYLRNVGLAYLTLDRQSRTLSGGEVQRVALASALGSSLVNTLYILDEPSIGLHPRDNHRLIRIMKGLRDLQNTLVVVEHDPEIISQSDFMLDLGPRAGEHGGQVMYFGPTMSVNGSLTGQYLKGERHISIPKKRRKPKEGRWLVIEKAAEHNLRDIDVHIPLGLLVCLTGVSGSGKSTLAEEILYKAIKWVKWDPQGRPGCHKTITGLEQIVDVVLVDQRPIGRTPRANALTYTKAMDPIRRVMANTSEARARGFGLSHFSFNVAGGRCETCRGEGFEKVEMQFLSDVFITCPDCGGKRFKKEILEVTYKGQNIYNILSMTVDHALAFFDDQAKIKAALEPMVDVGLGYIRLGQPINTLSGGEAQRLKLSRYLKAGDNGLRLFIFDEPTTGLHFDDIEKLLAALQRLVSEGNTVLLIEHNMDVVKAADWVIDLGPEGGDEGGQVVVAGPAEEVAKHKKSHTGRFLKEYLACRGRLAPCKSLPSNIEPIRSTISSATLPSASSKTRRVSGAKGECLGVGEAITIRGAREHNLKNLSLSIPRNQLVVLTGVSGSGKSTLAFDILFAEGQRRYLESLAPYVRQYVRILERPDVDVVTGLPPTVAIEQRVSQAGRRSTVATLTEIYHFLRLLYSKLGSRHCSRCGRKLTTQTADQIADQIRDRFEKKQAMVLAPKVAGRKGFHKAVLAQAMLKGYREARIDGSLTRLKRNMALSRFHEHTIELVVGRLPTEDICGLVARGLKEGGGSLLVLDPKGKEEVFSLLGICPDCGIGLQALDPRLFSFNSTHGACPLCDGLGEIEVPDSDEHKVCPQCQGSRLKSEALAAKIGGHSIWDLVQQPADRMHSTLKGFSFGPQESPIAVPILAEILTRLSLLDRLGLSYLALSRSGQTLSGGEAQRVRLAAQLGSSLTGVCYILDEPTIGLHARDHRMLLDALKELKERGNSILVVEHDEDTIREADCLIDLGPGAGQDGGEVVARGQLADLKKVSASVTGAFFDGHPHRITSRLRPYKDRPCITVRGATQHNLKGIDVAFPLGALICVTGVSGSGKSTLLKETLYYEVSNGILKQHHGTRRCKKIEGWETLERVLEVDHSPIGRTPRSVPASYVGFLSEIRKLFAMTPEARARGYDAGRFSFNVRRGRCEACKGHGSLKVAMSFLPDVYVHCEACSGQRFNHETLAVTYKGKNISEVLELTFEEAASFFAAVPSIRRPIRVVSDVGLGYLRLGQPSPTLSGGEAQRIKLAEELAKPSKGRTLYLLDEPTTGLHVADVQRLLIVLQALVDEGNTIAVIEHNMEVIKDADYIIDLGPEGGDEGGHMVAAGSPAELIAHPNESHTAHYLRKHLFPEQVHKNF; encoded by the coding sequence GTGAAGAACCAAGCCATCCTGATCAAAGGGGCCAGGCAGAATAACCTCAAGAACCTGGATCTGGAAATCCCCCTGAACCGTATCACCGTCGTCACAGGCGTGAGCGGTTCGGGAAAGTCTTCTCTGGCCTTTGATACGCTCTATGCTGAGGGCCAGCGCCGGTATGTGGAGACCTTTTCCCCTTATGCCCGGCAGTTCATGGATCGCATGGACCGCCCCCAGGTGGATCGCATTGAGGGTATCCCGCCTGCCATTGCCATCGACAGAAAAGACCCGGTGCGAACATCCCGCTCCACTGTGGGCACCATGACCGAAATCACGGACTATGTTAAACTCCTTTACTCCCGCCTGGGCCAACTCCACTGCAAGAAATGCGGCAAGCCCGTAACCCCCGAAACCCCGGACCATGTATGGAAGGTCCTAAAGAACCGTGCAGCGGGGTCTGAGATCGTGATCACCTTCCCTGCTCCTGCAAATGGCGCAAGCGCCGATCAAGTGCGCAAAAGATTAGCGCGGATAGGCTTTGACCGTTTCTTTTCAGACGGCAAGATTAGACCTCTAACGGACTGGGAGGCAAGCGATGATGCAACAGAGCTTAATATCGTGGCAGACCGGGTTTTGCTGCAAGGCAAGGATCGGAAGCGTATTGTGGATTCCCTGGAGCAGGCCTTTCGTTTTGGAAGGGGTACGCTCGATGTGTGGATCAAGCCGGACCAGCGCCTTGCATTCAGCAACACCCTTGAATGCGCTGACTGCAAAATTCCTTACGTCGCCCCCCAACCGAACCTCTTTTCTTTTAACAGCCCGCTTGGGGCCTGTGAGTCCTGTCGGGGATTTGGCCGAATCATTGATATAGATCAGGACCTCATCATCCCGGACCACGCCCTTTCCCTGGAAGAAGGGGCCATTAAGCCATGGGGAGACTGGGAAGACCACCGCACGGAATATGACGACATGATGGCCTTTTGCCGGCGCAAGAAAATACCCACAGATATCCCCTTTGATCATCTGACACAAGATCAGAAAAGGGCAATTATTGAAGGAACACCCAGCTATTATGGGGTGCGGGGTTTTTTCAAGTGGCTTGAATCCAAGACCTATAAGATGCACGTCAGGGTTTTTCTCTCCCGATACCGGACCTACAAAATCTGCCCTGACTGCAATGGCGCCCGTTTCAAGGAAGAGGCCTTGCTGTATCGACTTGGTGCGCTGAACATCGGCCAGGTCTATGCCTTGAACGTGGATGAGACGAGCAGATTCTTTGACGCACTCAATGTCCCAACCAGGGATGAAGCCAGCCAGATCCTTCTTGATGAAATTCGCGGCAGGCTCAAATACCTTCGGAACGTGGGACTCGCGTATCTCACTCTGGATCGGCAATCCCGCACCCTTTCCGGTGGCGAGGTACAGCGCGTTGCTCTGGCTTCAGCCCTCGGCTCTTCCCTGGTAAACACCCTCTACATTCTGGATGAGCCGAGCATCGGCCTTCACCCCCGGGACAACCACCGTCTCATCCGCATCATGAAGGGCCTCAGGGATCTGCAAAACACCTTGGTCGTAGTTGAACATGATCCGGAAATCATCAGCCAGAGCGACTTTATGCTGGACCTCGGGCCCAGGGCCGGCGAGCACGGCGGCCAGGTGATGTATTTTGGCCCCACTATGAGCGTAAACGGCTCCCTCACCGGGCAATACCTTAAGGGTGAGCGGCATATCTCCATACCCAAGAAGCGGCGAAAGCCCAAAGAGGGCCGATGGCTGGTAATCGAGAAGGCGGCCGAACACAATTTGCGGGACATCGATGTTCATATTCCCCTCGGCCTCCTGGTCTGTTTGACAGGGGTCTCGGGCTCAGGCAAATCGACCCTGGCAGAAGAGATCCTGTACAAGGCCATCAAGTGGGTCAAATGGGACCCCCAGGGCAGACCCGGTTGCCACAAGACGATCACAGGCCTGGAACAGATCGTCGACGTCGTGCTGGTAGACCAAAGGCCCATCGGACGCACCCCCAGGGCCAATGCCTTAACGTATACCAAGGCCATGGATCCCATCCGCCGCGTGATGGCCAACACATCGGAGGCCCGTGCCAGGGGGTTTGGGCTGAGCCATTTTTCTTTTAATGTGGCAGGAGGACGGTGCGAAACGTGCCGGGGAGAGGGGTTTGAAAAGGTGGAGATGCAGTTTCTTTCCGATGTCTTTATTACGTGTCCGGACTGCGGTGGAAAGCGCTTCAAAAAGGAAATCCTGGAAGTGACCTACAAGGGCCAGAACATATACAACATCCTATCCATGACCGTTGATCACGCCCTCGCTTTTTTTGATGACCAAGCCAAAATAAAGGCCGCGCTTGAGCCCATGGTAGATGTGGGCCTCGGTTACATTCGGCTTGGCCAGCCCATTAACACCCTTTCAGGAGGCGAGGCCCAACGTCTTAAGCTCTCTCGATATCTAAAGGCCGGAGACAACGGCTTGCGGCTTTTTATCTTTGACGAACCCACCACCGGACTCCACTTTGACGACATAGAAAAACTCCTGGCAGCCCTCCAGCGGCTTGTTTCTGAAGGCAACACGGTGCTGCTGATCGAACACAACATGGATGTTGTCAAGGCAGCAGACTGGGTGATCGACCTGGGTCCTGAAGGTGGAGATGAGGGCGGCCAGGTCGTTGTGGCAGGCCCAGCGGAAGAAGTGGCAAAGCACAAGAAATCTCATACAGGCCGGTTCCTAAAGGAGTATCTGGCCTGCCGAGGGCGGTTGGCGCCGTGCAAGTCCTTGCCTTCTAACATAGAACCAATTCGATCAACCATTTCCTCCGCTACCCTTCCCTCTGCCTCGTCAAAGACCCGCCGTGTTTCTGGCGCAAAGGGGGAGTGTTTGGGAGTGGGTGAGGCCATCACAATAAGAGGCGCCCGAGAACACAACCTGAAAAATTTAAGCCTTTCCATCCCCCGCAACCAGCTCGTGGTACTCACAGGGGTATCCGGCTCGGGCAAATCTACTCTGGCTTTTGACATTCTCTTTGCCGAGGGTCAACGCCGTTATCTGGAAAGCCTAGCGCCTTATGTCAGGCAATATGTAAGGATCCTTGAACGGCCTGATGTGGATGTCGTGACCGGCCTTCCACCCACCGTGGCCATTGAACAGCGCGTCAGCCAGGCCGGTCGCCGGTCGACTGTTGCAACGCTGACCGAGATCTATCATTTCCTCAGGCTCTTATACAGCAAGCTCGGTTCCCGGCACTGCTCACGTTGCGGCCGCAAGTTGACAACCCAAACCGCGGACCAAATCGCGGATCAGATACGGGATCGGTTCGAAAAAAAGCAGGCCATGGTCCTGGCCCCCAAGGTGGCAGGGCGAAAAGGGTTTCACAAGGCTGTGTTGGCCCAGGCCATGCTCAAGGGGTACAGGGAAGCGCGTATCGACGGCAGCTTGACAAGACTGAAAAGGAACATGGCCCTGAGCCGCTTTCATGAGCACACTATTGAGCTTGTGGTGGGACGCCTCCCAACAGAAGACATTTGCGGGCTGGTGGCCCGTGGCCTGAAAGAAGGGGGCGGAAGCCTTTTGGTTCTAGACCCCAAAGGGAAGGAAGAGGTGTTCAGTCTGCTGGGCATCTGCCCGGACTGCGGCATAGGCTTGCAGGCCCTGGACCCGCGACTCTTTTCCTTTAACAGCACACACGGGGCGTGTCCCCTGTGTGACGGACTGGGTGAAATAGAGGTTCCGGACTCAGATGAACACAAGGTGTGCCCTCAATGCCAGGGAAGTCGCCTAAAGTCTGAAGCCCTGGCCGCAAAAATCGGGGGCCATTCCATCTGGGACCTGGTGCAGCAGCCGGCTGACCGGATGCATAGCACTCTCAAAGGGTTTTCCTTCGGCCCCCAGGAATCGCCCATAGCCGTACCAATTTTGGCTGAGATCCTGACACGCCTTTCCTTGCTCGACCGGCTCGGGTTGTCCTATCTTGCCCTGAGTCGAAGCGGTCAGACCCTGTCCGGGGGCGAGGCCCAGCGTGTCCGGCTGGCAGCCCAACTTGGATCAAGTCTTACCGGTGTCTGCTACATTCTGGATGAACCTACTATCGGCCTCCACGCCAGGGACCACAGGATGCTCCTTGATGCTCTCAAAGAACTCAAAGAACGGGGCAATTCGATCCTGGTCGTGGAGCATGATGAGGATACTATCCGCGAGGCTGACTGCCTCATCGATCTGGGCCCCGGAGCCGGACAGGACGGTGGCGAGGTTGTAGCCCGTGGCCAATTGGCAGACCTGAAAAAAGTCTCTGCATCCGTTACTGGCGCCTTTTTTGACGGGCACCCGCACCGAATTACTTCCCGTCTTAGGCCTTACAAAGACCGCCCATGCATCACAGTTCGCGGGGCAACACAACACAATCTGAAAGGCATCGACGTTGCGTTTCCTCTTGGTGCGCTGATCTGCGTCACAGGGGTCTCGGGTTCCGGCAAGTCCACGCTTCTTAAAGAGACCCTATACTATGAGGTGAGCAACGGGATTCTGAAACAACACCATGGCACGAGGCGGTGCAAAAAAATCGAGGGATGGGAAACCCTGGAAAGGGTTCTGGAAGTGGACCACAGTCCCATTGGCCGCACCCCTCGCTCTGTGCCTGCCTCCTATGTGGGATTCCTGTCTGAAATACGCAAGCTATTTGCCATGACCCCGGAGGCCAGGGCCAGAGGATATGATGCCGGCCGGTTTTCATTCAACGTAAGACGGGGCCGCTGCGAGGCGTGCAAAGGGCACGGCAGCCTGAAAGTCGCCATGAGCTTTCTCCCTGATGTCTATGTTCACTGTGAGGCCTGTAGCGGACAACGCTTCAACCATGAGACCCTGGCGGTCACCTACAAAGGAAAAAACATCTCTGAGGTCCTGGAGCTTACTTTTGAGGAGGCAGCAAGCTTTTTTGCTGCCGTCCCGTCTATTCGCCGTCCGATCCGGGTTGTCTCCGATGTCGGCCTTGGATATCTGCGCCTGGGACAGCCCAGCCCCACCCTTTCAGGAGGCGAGGCCCAGCGCATAAAGCTGGCCGAAGAACTGGCCAAGCCTTCCAAAGGCCGCACTCTTTACCTCTTGGATGAGCCGACTACAGGGCTTCACGTGGCTGATGTCCAGAGGCTCTTGATAGTGCTGCAAGCATTGGTGGACGAAGGCAACACCATAGCTGTGATTGAACA
- a CDS encoding hsp70 family protein — protein MKQGAQKRSRYVIGIDLGTTNSAISYIDTRRYPTGGVNAVQTFPVPQLTGEGEIAQRKGLPSFLYLSTGHDLPAGSLDLPWAENRDLAVGEFARIQGAKVPGRLVSSAKSWLCHSGVDRKAPILPWGDVGEISKLSPVEVSSLYLRHMRDAWNHTVAVGDPAKRFEEQDLILTVPASFDQVARELTLEAAKKAGLAHVTLLEEPQAAFYSWIACHEKDWQQTIGPGTVVLICDIGGGTTDFTLIRVKEGETGPVPERSAVGEHLLLGGDNMDLALARLVESRMMGGSEKRLDSLRWQMLTSLCRSAKEKILTEGEPQSVPISLPGRGKGIVAGALSGSLDSEDVQDAIIKGFFPFTQADEMPIPRTGSGIQEWGLPFAADPVVPRHLAAFLKRHQAADSSQADDSLSLRPGAILFNGGVFTPKGIRQRVVDIVSGWFSKAGGVKWRPVVLENELPAVAVARGAAYYGMVRRGRGIRIVGGSPRSYYVKVVTTGETEKSPGQIKAVCVIPRGMEEGEKAEIESPVFKVLPNQPVSFSLYSSNARKGDQLGQVLALQEDSLFKLPPLHTILRFGKKGAVRKIPVYLCARLTEVGTLDLACHSRETEHRWRLEFNIRPAVSEKVEDRERLKKKGRKESISEKSIARALKTLGAAFSAEGPLSDDQATPATVMKALRDHLRTSKEKWPVPVLRRLADALLTEPDRRKISPRHEERWLNLVGFCLRPGYGDVADSYRMQQIWKVYHAGVIFSRDRQCRVEWWILWRRVAGGLSQKQQMALFRDLCPALLPGKKKGTKQHRLAAPERTEMWRTMANLERLPVENKEKIGKTLIKQIGTSRGEGLNMWVLSRIASRIPLYGPLNEVVSARTVTRWIRRILETEWKKPDQTGFCVVQMACFSGDRERELDANLKDRIEERLSGLEDSERLSQRLHEMVSLSTTEQGRVFGEGLPGGLHLAE, from the coding sequence ATGAAACAGGGTGCACAAAAAAGATCCCGGTACGTCATAGGGATAGACCTTGGCACAACAAATTCCGCCATTTCATATATCGATACCCGCAGATATCCGACCGGTGGGGTCAATGCCGTTCAAACCTTTCCTGTCCCCCAGTTGACCGGCGAGGGGGAAATTGCACAGCGCAAGGGGCTTCCCTCTTTCTTATATCTTTCAACCGGTCACGATCTACCCGCAGGAAGCCTTGATCTGCCCTGGGCAGAAAACAGAGATCTTGCAGTTGGAGAATTTGCCCGCATCCAAGGGGCAAAGGTCCCAGGGCGCCTTGTTTCCTCTGCAAAATCGTGGCTATGTCACTCAGGTGTGGATCGCAAGGCGCCTATTCTTCCGTGGGGAGATGTGGGAGAGATTTCAAAGCTCTCCCCTGTGGAGGTCTCCTCCCTTTATCTCAGGCATATGCGTGACGCATGGAACCATACAGTAGCTGTCGGCGATCCTGCTAAGCGGTTTGAGGAACAGGACCTAATCCTCACCGTGCCGGCCTCTTTTGATCAAGTTGCCAGAGAACTCACCTTAGAGGCAGCAAAAAAAGCAGGTCTTGCCCATGTTACGCTCCTTGAAGAACCTCAGGCTGCATTTTATTCGTGGATAGCCTGTCACGAGAAAGATTGGCAACAAACCATTGGTCCGGGAACGGTCGTCCTCATTTGCGACATTGGAGGGGGGACCACCGACTTTACCCTGATCCGTGTAAAAGAGGGGGAGACTGGGCCGGTCCCCGAACGCAGCGCAGTGGGAGAACACCTCCTCCTTGGTGGCGACAATATGGATCTGGCCCTGGCCCGTTTGGTTGAATCCCGGATGATGGGTGGCAGTGAAAAAAGGCTTGATTCTCTTCGCTGGCAAATGCTGACCTCCCTTTGCAGAAGCGCGAAAGAGAAAATTCTCACAGAAGGAGAGCCTCAATCCGTTCCGATCAGCCTTCCAGGGCGTGGCAAAGGAATCGTTGCCGGGGCTTTGTCCGGCTCACTCGATTCGGAGGATGTACAAGATGCTATTATCAAGGGCTTTTTCCCGTTTACACAAGCCGATGAAATGCCGATCCCAAGGACTGGCAGCGGTATTCAGGAGTGGGGGCTCCCGTTTGCTGCAGATCCTGTTGTTCCACGTCATCTCGCGGCGTTTTTGAAAAGACACCAGGCGGCCGATTCTTCCCAAGCCGATGATTCCCTGTCACTACGACCAGGCGCTATTCTTTTTAATGGCGGAGTGTTTACGCCCAAGGGCATTAGACAACGTGTGGTAGATATCGTGTCGGGATGGTTTTCAAAGGCCGGAGGGGTCAAGTGGCGTCCTGTGGTGCTTGAAAATGAGCTCCCTGCCGTGGCAGTAGCACGGGGTGCCGCATACTACGGCATGGTGCGCCGGGGCCGCGGAATCCGCATTGTGGGTGGAAGCCCGCGCTCCTATTACGTAAAGGTCGTAACCACGGGTGAGACTGAGAAATCGCCCGGACAAATCAAGGCCGTATGCGTCATACCCAGGGGCATGGAAGAAGGGGAAAAGGCAGAGATAGAATCTCCAGTATTCAAGGTGCTGCCAAACCAGCCGGTCTCTTTTTCGCTTTACAGTTCTAATGCCAGAAAGGGCGATCAACTCGGCCAAGTTCTTGCTCTGCAGGAAGATTCATTGTTTAAGCTCCCTCCACTTCATACAATCTTGCGGTTTGGGAAAAAAGGGGCTGTCCGAAAAATACCGGTCTACCTTTGTGCTCGCCTCACAGAGGTCGGGACCTTAGACCTTGCTTGCCATTCCAGGGAAACCGAGCATCGATGGAGGCTCGAATTCAATATCCGACCAGCCGTAAGTGAAAAAGTAGAGGATAGAGAGCGGCTCAAGAAGAAGGGACGGAAAGAATCAATTTCAGAAAAGTCAATAGCAAGGGCCTTGAAGACCCTGGGGGCTGCATTTAGCGCTGAAGGGCCTCTTTCAGATGATCAGGCCACGCCCGCCACTGTCATGAAAGCGTTGCGCGACCATCTTCGTACGAGCAAGGAGAAGTGGCCGGTTCCGGTCTTGAGGCGTCTTGCTGATGCCCTCCTTACAGAGCCAGACCGGCGAAAAATAAGCCCCAGACATGAAGAAAGGTGGCTGAATCTTGTCGGGTTTTGTCTCCGGCCCGGCTATGGTGACGTGGCGGATAGCTATCGAATGCAGCAGATATGGAAAGTCTATCATGCCGGTGTTATCTTTTCCCGTGACCGACAATGCCGGGTGGAGTGGTGGATCCTGTGGAGACGTGTGGCCGGCGGCTTGAGCCAGAAGCAACAGATGGCCCTTTTCCGCGACCTCTGTCCGGCTCTTCTGCCCGGGAAAAAGAAAGGAACCAAGCAACACCGCCTTGCCGCGCCGGAGCGGACCGAGATGTGGCGCACCATGGCCAACCTAGAGAGACTTCCAGTTGAGAATAAGGAAAAGATAGGCAAAACGCTCATAAAGCAAATCGGGACCTCCCGCGGTGAAGGGCTTAATATGTGGGTTCTTTCGCGTATTGCCTCACGCATTCCTCTCTACGGCCCTCTAAACGAAGTGGTTTCTGCCAGAACGGTCACACGCTGGATAAGACGGATACTTGAAACAGAGTGGAAGAAACCGGATCAGACAGGGTTTTGTGTAGTTCAAATGGCGTGTTTTTCCGGAGACCGGGAAAGGGAACTCGATGCGAATCTCAAAGATCGCATTGAAGAAAGACTGAGCGGATTGGAAGACAGCGAGCGTTTGTCTCAAAGATTGCACGAAATGGTTTCTCTGAGCACTACTGAACAAGGCCGCGTCTTTGGCGAAGGCCTGCCAGGGGGGCTCCATTTGGCAGAATAG
- a CDS encoding Hsp70 family protein encodes MEPSRYIVGIDLGTTNCAVAYVDTLAQEEDDRPKIRLFRIAQVVAPGTVEERQLLPSFSYQQATGEFPQGSLDLPWQEELGFAVGAFARERGAEVPDRVISSAKSWLSHSGVNRTAALLPWGGAEEIPHISPIEGSSRLLKHIRDAWNHVIAGQDPSLFLESQEIFLTVPASFDATARELTVRAAEMAGISRVTLLEEPQAAFYAWIESAQNAWQKEVRVGDVILVCDIGGGTTDFSLILVSEREEELVLERIAVGDHILLGGDNMDLTLAYAIRNRLAGEGTRLDNWQMRGLLHSCRRAKEEIFQNPDCRSCPVTILGKGRRLIGGTISTELTSQEIEEVILDGFFPRCGETDRPRERHQAGLKELGLPYASDPAVTRHMAWFLQRHSNDGNLAGETLRPTAVLFNGGVMKAGPLQQRLVEILESWDKGKKELKVLFSQSLDLAVACGSAYYGLARRGRGIRIRSGTERSYYIGIETAMPAVPGMLAPVKALCVVPFGMEEGTEADLPDQHFGLVVGEAVSFRFFGSTTRHDDRIGDVIEDWEETDIEELVPLETRLAAEEGLEGSLVRVRLRIKVTEIGTLELWFVSEIKRWRLEFNVRQP; translated from the coding sequence ATGGAACCATCAAGATATATCGTTGGCATAGATCTGGGGACCACCAACTGTGCGGTCGCTTATGTGGATACCCTTGCACAGGAGGAGGACGATAGGCCCAAGATCCGTCTTTTTCGCATTGCCCAAGTAGTAGCCCCTGGCACGGTGGAAGAGCGGCAACTTCTGCCGTCCTTTTCTTATCAGCAGGCCACAGGAGAATTCCCTCAAGGGAGCCTGGATCTACCGTGGCAAGAGGAGTTGGGGTTTGCGGTGGGAGCCTTTGCCAGAGAACGAGGCGCTGAGGTCCCTGATCGGGTCATCTCATCGGCCAAATCGTGGCTCAGCCATTCCGGTGTGAATCGCACTGCGGCGTTACTACCATGGGGGGGCGCAGAAGAAATTCCGCATATCTCTCCGATTGAGGGCTCATCCAGATTGCTAAAACATATTCGTGATGCGTGGAATCACGTGATCGCAGGCCAAGACCCGAGTCTTTTTCTGGAATCCCAGGAGATATTCTTGACAGTCCCTGCCTCCTTTGATGCGACAGCGCGGGAGCTAACAGTCCGTGCCGCAGAGATGGCAGGGATATCGCGGGTTACACTTTTAGAAGAGCCCCAAGCCGCCTTTTATGCCTGGATCGAAAGCGCCCAAAACGCATGGCAAAAGGAAGTGCGCGTGGGCGATGTAATCCTTGTCTGCGATATCGGCGGCGGCACCACTGATTTTAGCCTTATCCTGGTCTCGGAAAGGGAAGAGGAACTCGTTCTTGAACGGATTGCTGTGGGAGACCATATCCTTCTGGGTGGAGACAACATGGATCTCACGTTGGCCTATGCCATTAGAAATCGTTTGGCAGGTGAAGGAACCAGGCTGGACAACTGGCAAATGAGAGGGCTCCTGCACTCCTGCCGGCGGGCCAAAGAGGAGATCTTTCAGAATCCTGATTGCCGTTCCTGTCCGGTCACGATCCTGGGGAAGGGACGACGACTTATTGGAGGTACAATCAGCACGGAGCTTACCAGCCAGGAGATAGAAGAGGTCATCCTGGACGGTTTTTTTCCAAGGTGTGGTGAGACTGACCGGCCACGGGAAAGGCATCAGGCCGGGCTGAAAGAGTTAGGGCTTCCGTATGCTTCAGATCCTGCTGTGACAAGGCACATGGCATGGTTCCTTCAAAGGCACAGCAATGACGGCAATCTCGCAGGCGAGACCCTAAGGCCCACGGCCGTCCTGTTTAACGGAGGGGTCATGAAGGCCGGGCCCTTGCAGCAGAGGCTGGTGGAAATCCTTGAAAGCTGGGACAAGGGTAAAAAAGAGTTAAAGGTGCTTTTTTCCCAATCGCTTGATCTGGCAGTGGCCTGTGGGAGCGCATATTACGGCTTGGCCCGACGCGGCCGTGGGATACGAATCCGCAGCGGCACTGAGAGGTCCTACTACATAGGAATCGAAACCGCCATGCCCGCAGTTCCCGGGATGCTCGCCCCGGTTAAGGCGCTCTGCGTGGTACCCTTTGGTATGGAGGAGGGGACTGAGGCAGATCTGCCGGATCAGCACTTTGGCCTGGTGGTGGGAGAAGCGGTATCTTTTCGTTTTTTTGGCTCGACTACTCGACACGACGACAGGATCGGAGACGTTATAGAAGACTGGGAAGAGACAGACATTGAGGAACTCGTCCCGTTGGAAACACGGCTTGCAGCTGAAGAGGGTCTCGAAGGGAGCCTGGTACGAGTGCGGTTGCGCATAAAGGTGACCGAGATAGGAACACTGGAACTTTGGTTTGTCTCCGAGATCAAGCGTTGGAGACTTGAATTCAATGTTCGGCAACCGTGA
- a CDS encoding DUF2760 domain-containing protein: MKRMVAITLLVVMLTMSALAAGAYLATRFFVDPALKDLNRAVAAVQPEAQKQLMPYLQQLQELRDTGGFYVPCVLFLAGLTATLILSPLLRSSAKRLVVTRKETPKAAANILAEQERPIKAVGDDPVDVGACRILSILQNKGRLIDFLQEDITAYPDAQIGSAVRHIHEDCRNALSAYISLAPVMSEKEGETVVVSEGFDPSEIRLTGQLTQKAPFEGVLQHSGWKITQIDLPEQPKGQKHRVIAPAEVEIG, encoded by the coding sequence ATGAAAAGAATGGTCGCAATCACGTTGCTGGTCGTCATGCTGACCATGTCGGCATTGGCAGCAGGAGCCTATCTTGCCACAAGGTTTTTTGTTGATCCGGCATTAAAGGATCTCAACAGGGCTGTAGCTGCCGTACAGCCCGAGGCCCAAAAACAGTTAATGCCTTATCTGCAACAATTGCAAGAACTTCGCGATACAGGAGGCTTCTATGTCCCCTGTGTTCTATTCCTGGCAGGTTTAACGGCGACCTTGATCCTTTCTCCGTTGCTACGCAGCTCGGCCAAGCGCCTTGTGGTCACGCGCAAGGAAACACCCAAGGCGGCGGCAAACATTTTAGCAGAACAAGAAAGACCGATAAAAGCTGTTGGTGATGACCCTGTAGATGTGGGCGCGTGTCGGATACTGTCCATTCTTCAAAACAAAGGGAGACTGATCGATTTCCTACAGGAAGATATCACCGCATATCCGGATGCTCAAATTGGTTCGGCTGTGCGCCATATTCACGAGGACTGCAGGAACGCTCTCAGCGCATATATCAGCCTGGCTCCGGTCATGTCTGAAAAAGAAGGGGAGACAGTGGTGGTCTCCGAAGGGTTTGATCCTTCCGAGATCCGGCTCACAGGGCAACTAACACAGAAGGCGCCTTTTGAGGGAGTTCTCCAGCACTCTGGCTGGAAGATCACCCAGATAGATCTGCCTGAGCAGCCCAAAGGCCAAAAGCATAGAGTAATAGCCCCGGCTGAGGTGGAAATCGGTTAG